Sequence from the Bremerella volcania genome:
AAAGCCCAACTCGAACGCCAACGGGTCGAGCCGGAAATCCGTGCTCAGTTGATCGAATTCTCACGCGTGGCAACGATCTATTACTGGGATTGGGTCGCCGCCGGTCAGGCTCGCGATGCTCAGCAAGGACTCCTCTCGCTCGCGCAGGAGCGCGTGCAAAACATCCAGCGGCGGATCGAATTGGGAGATCTCAAGTCGATAACGCGCATCAACAACGAGCAGCTCATTGCCTCGCGCGAAACGAAACTGATCGAGGCGGAACGGAAGCTGCAAAGCGCGGCGATCAAGTTATCGCTTTTCTTCCGCGATCCTTCGGGCGAGCCGCTTTTGCCACACGAGTCCCTTCTGCCGGACGGCTTTCCCGGGCAAGAGCTTCCCTCGGAAGCCGACCTGGCCGACGCGACCCAAGCCGCGATCGCCGCTTCGCCTCTTCTGGCTGAAATGGATTGGAAGATCCGCCAAACACGCATCGACCTGCAACAGGCCGAGAACTCGCTGCTGCCCAAGCTCGACGCACAATTGTACGCTTCCAAGGATGTCGGCGAGCCGACCAGTTCCAAGGGGGACAAAACACCGTTCGAGTTGGAGCTGGGACTGTTTGGTGAAGTTCCTCTGCAGCGACGCGAAGCGTATGGCAAGGTTACTTCGACCCAGGCCAAGCTTCAGCAGCTGTCGGTCAAACGGCAGTTCACCGAGGACAAAACGGTTGCCGCCGTGCAAGACGCCGTGTCGGCTTTGCTCAATGCGCATCAGCGAATCCGCCGAGCCGAACAAAATGTCCGCCTGGCTGACGAAGCGTTGCAATTGGCTCGCATCCAGTTCAACGAAGGGGACATCGACCTGGTGGAACTGAACATCTACGAACAAGCCACCACCGATGCCCGCCTGATCGACATCTCCGCCAAAGCCGACTTCTTCAAAGCCATGGCCGACTACCGTGCCGCACTGAACATGACGCCCCAGTAATCCAGTCCCCGCGCCCCTTAGGGCTGACGTGATCATGGAACCATTTTGGGTGCCCCTGCTGGCTCGTCCAGCAGTGAGGAGTTGGTACCTGGTTTGCCCCTCGCCCTGGCCCTTTCTGGGCAGGCGCGAGGGGACCAAATTGGTTTCCTGTTTGGCGGTGGTTGCTTAATCGTGGATAATGGTTTCGTGTCTCATCCAATTCCCCCCTCATGTTACCGAGACAAAAAGGATCGATCGATGAATGAGTTCGCGGTGAGCGAAGAAGAGGTGACGTGGTTTCAGGCCGATGGCTACCTGATTGTCCGTCGTTTGTTCGACCAGGCAGAAATGGATGGTCTGTTGGCGTATGCCCGGGCTGATCAAGATCTGCTGGGTCAGTCGCATGTGAAGGTCGATGCTTCCGGCGCCGAAACGCGTCTGACGGTTCGCAACGATCTGGACGAGTCTTCGCTCTATACGGCGATCGTCCGAAGCCAGCGTGTGGCGGCGACGATGCAGAAGCTTTTGGGTGACGAGGTCTATCACTACCATCACAAGATGATGCTGAAACAGCCCAAGACAGGCGGGGCCTGGGAGTGGCATCAAGATTACGGCTACTGGTACGAAAACGGATGCTTGTACCCTGACATGGGAAGCTGCATGATCGCCGTCGATCAGGCAACCAAGGCCAACGGCTGCCTGCAGGTACTTCGCGGAACGCATCATATGGGCCGGGTCAATCATGTGAAGATCGGCGATCAGACCGGCGCTGATCCACAGCGGGTCGAGGCGGCGATTGCGCGGCACGAACTGGTTTACTGCGAGATGAGCCCCGGCGATGCCGTCTTCTTTCATAGCAATCTGCTGCATCGATCGGACCAGAATGTTTCCGAGAATCCGCGATGGTCGCTGATCTGCTGCTATAATACGCGGCACAACGATCCGATCGTCACCGGCGGTCGCCACCCCAACTACACTCCTCTGGAAATTTGGCCCGACCAGCGGGTCTCGAAAGCGATCCAGGCCGTCTCGGCTACCCCCTAGCATCGCATCGATTGAAGGCACTTCCATGACACGCATTGCTCTTCTGGGAACCGGCCTGATCGGCCGTTTCTACGCACAGTCGCTGCACGGTCGGCGCTCGCGAGACCGGATTCATGTCGTTTATTCGCGCAGCCGCGAGCGCGCGGACGCGTTTGCCGACGAGTTCGGTATCCCTCACGCGACGGACAATTGGCACGCAGCAATTCAGCGCGAGGACGTCGACGCCGTCGTCATTGGCTTGCCTAATCACCTGCACCTGGAGGTGGTGCTGGCCGCGGCGGCCGCCGGCAAGGCCGTGCTGTGTACCAAGCCGCTGGGGATGAACGCGAACGAAGCGCTTGAGATGCTGCACGCGGTCGAAAAGGCAGGCGTTTACCATGCCTACCTCGAAGATCTCGTCTACACGCCGAAGACGCTCAAGGCACTGCAGTCGGTACGCGCCGGCGCGATCGGCGACGTGCTGTGGGTTCGCTCGCGCGAAGCACACCCAGGCCCACATAGCGATTGGTTTTGGAATAAGCAGCTTTCCGGCGGCGGAGCGATCATCGACCTGGGGTGCCACTGCATCGAGATCGCCCGTAACTTCATCGGCAAGGAAGTTCGTCCGGTCGAAGTGATGTGCTGGGCCGATACGCAGTTTCATCCGGTCGACGTCGAAGATCATGCGATCGGACTGGTCCGCTACGAAAACGGCGCGATAGGGCAGTTCGAGACGAGCTGGATCTTTCGTGGCGGAATGGATCTGCGCGACGAGGTCGGCGGCACCGAGGGAACCATCTGGCTCAATCACTGGCTGCGAACC
This genomic interval carries:
- a CDS encoding TolC family protein, producing MAFVWALTLLGCRASSPSPPAYSEHVAAKGKHPHPAALPAAAGTPQASSDLQMVSFEEETKPISNDKPAPNELPGLKSTPLEEIQPAPLDVQDVLTAVQASYPLLTSAYLGRDVAAGENISAWGDFDLKLKGSSISRPEGFYQTYRNAVSMEKPLFNGGYLYGGYRLGEGNFAPWYGERETNGGGEFAAGVGVPLLKDRAIDKRRAELFKAQLERQRVEPEIRAQLIEFSRVATIYYWDWVAAGQARDAQQGLLSLAQERVQNIQRRIELGDLKSITRINNEQLIASRETKLIEAERKLQSAAIKLSLFFRDPSGEPLLPHESLLPDGFPGQELPSEADLADATQAAIAASPLLAEMDWKIRQTRIDLQQAENSLLPKLDAQLYASKDVGEPTSSKGDKTPFELELGLFGEVPLQRREAYGKVTSTQAKLQQLSVKRQFTEDKTVAAVQDAVSALLNAHQRIRRAEQNVRLADEALQLARIQFNEGDIDLVELNIYEQATTDARLIDISAKADFFKAMADYRAALNMTPQ
- a CDS encoding phytanoyl-CoA dioxygenase family protein, translating into MNEFAVSEEEVTWFQADGYLIVRRLFDQAEMDGLLAYARADQDLLGQSHVKVDASGAETRLTVRNDLDESSLYTAIVRSQRVAATMQKLLGDEVYHYHHKMMLKQPKTGGAWEWHQDYGYWYENGCLYPDMGSCMIAVDQATKANGCLQVLRGTHHMGRVNHVKIGDQTGADPQRVEAAIARHELVYCEMSPGDAVFFHSNLLHRSDQNVSENPRWSLICCYNTRHNDPIVTGGRHPNYTPLEIWPDQRVSKAIQAVSATP
- a CDS encoding Gfo/Idh/MocA family protein, whose protein sequence is MTRIALLGTGLIGRFYAQSLHGRRSRDRIHVVYSRSRERADAFADEFGIPHATDNWHAAIQREDVDAVVIGLPNHLHLEVVLAAAAAGKAVLCTKPLGMNANEALEMLHAVEKAGVYHAYLEDLVYTPKTLKALQSVRAGAIGDVLWVRSREAHPGPHSDWFWNKQLSGGGAIIDLGCHCIEIARNFIGKEVRPVEVMCWADTQFHPVDVEDHAIGLVRYENGAIGQFETSWIFRGGMDLRDEVGGTEGTIWLNHWLRTGMEMFSSSTQAGYIAEKAETDTGWLFPVGNEGAALGYDDMFADVLTQMEHGGTPREDFYDGYVVNAIIDAAYQSVKSRQWSTVELPLWRGHTGEQKAEKSRSFDDEHDLIKREMMPDGATKLILRNKQSGELSQRIVAK